A window from Carassius gibelio isolate Cgi1373 ecotype wild population from Czech Republic chromosome B3, carGib1.2-hapl.c, whole genome shotgun sequence encodes these proteins:
- the LOC127953427 gene encoding uncharacterized protein LOC127953427, with amino-acid sequence MMIPDLLQVQCYVCTYRFSQDHLELLFNSVRASGGWNNYPTAGQFQGIFRRLMVRCGVSPSGSGNVAAQDETVSLSAAEMHSALMAEEELLFPFANISAVICDHSYLPTRFGGLVDNALVYISGFVVRIFFKKLSCEVCRASLVTAAVPSSFEKSYHLLELKNNGGLMIHSEGTVKVVRAAERVIRQNSKQQGVRVSFVNRFVRAEIGSEDVFLLGEHIADTQFGIENHHFMLVSFVVSVFHKVRLHHITKLTTLELQSASIRKKLCKTVLFKGF; translated from the exons ATGATGATTCCTGACCTGCTCCAAGTTCAGTGTTATGTCTGCACATACCGCTTCAGTCAGGATCACTTGGAGCTTTTGTTCAATTCTGTCAGGGCATCAG gaggCTGGAATAACTATCCAACTGCAGGGCAGTTCCAAGGCATTTTCCGTCGTCTGATGGTTCGTTGTGGTGTCTCACCAAGTGGGTCAGGCAATGTGGCAGCACAAGATGAAACTGTGTCCCTATCAGCTGCAGAAATGCACTCTGCTTTAATGGCAGAGGAAGAGCTCCTATTTCCATTTGCAAACATATCTGCAGTCATATGTGACCACAGTTACCTGCCCACCCGCTTTGGTGGTCTTGTGGACAATGCCCTTGTCTACATTTCAGGGTTTgttgtcagaattttttttaaaaaactgtcCTGTGAGGTGTGCCGTGCAAGCCTCGTCACAGCTGCTGTACCCTCATCTTTTGAAAAGAGCTACCACCTGCTTGAACTTAAAAACAATGGTGGGCTGATGATCCACTCAGAGGGAACAGTGAAGGTGGTCAGAGCAGCAGAGCGTGTGATTCGACAAAACTCAAAGCAACAAGGGGTCCGTGTGTCCTTCGTCAACCGTTTTGTTCGGGCGGAGATTGGTTCAGAGGATGTGTTCTTACTCGGGGAGCACATTGCAGACACCCAATTTGGAATTGAGAACCATCATTTCATGCTTGTGTCATTTGTGGTGTCTGTATTTCACAAAGTAAGGCTGCACCACATCACAAAATTAACTACCCTGGAGTTACAGAGTGCAAGCATACGCAAGAAGCTGTGCAAAACAGttctttttaaaggattttag